The nucleotide window CCGTTGGAATTGGTCACGCCGGCTGTCACGCCTACAAACACGTTGTCGCGGCCGGTGGTGCTTTGGCGGCCCGCCTGGGCGCCCACCATCACATTGCTGCTGCCGGTGGTTACGCCCAGCCCGGCCCGCTCGCCCACGAGGGTGTTGTCGTAGGCCGCCGTCATGCCGCCACCGGCCTCGGAGCCCACCAGGGTGTTGCGGCTACCCACCGTGTTGGCGTCGCCCACGTGGTAGCCCAGGTAGGTGTTGTTATCGCCGGTGGTGTTAGCCAGGCCGGCCTGGTTGCCTTCAAACGTGTTATTATTGCCGGTGGTGGTGCTGATGCCCGCCTGAAAACCCACCATGTGGTTGTCGTCGACGGTGCTGTTGAAGCCCGCCTGCACGCCGATGAAGAGGTTGTTGTCGCCGGTCACGTTGCTCACGCCCGCCGAGTTGCCGCTGAAGTAGTTGAAGCTGCCGGTGGTGTTAGCCAGGCCCGCGGCGCTGCCCTCAAACTGGTTGAAGCTGCCGGTGGTGTTGGCGTAGCCGGCCCGGGACCCGCTGAAATAGTTGCCGCTGCCATTGGTGTTAAAGTAGCCGGCGCGGTAGCCCACGAAATGGTTGCGCGCCCCGATGCCGCTTACCGTGGTGCGCCGGCCAGCCCCCGCCCCGATGAAGACGTTGCCGCTGGCAAACTCGCTGGCATAGCCGGCCGAGTCGCCCAGGGCCACGTTGAAGCTGCCCACCGTGTTGGAGTTGCCGGCGCGGTAGCCCTGGTAGGTGTTCAGCCCGCCGGTGGTGTTGCGCAGGCCCGCGGCACTCCCCGCAAACGTGTTGTTGCTCCCGGTGGTGTTGGAGGCCCCACTGCTTTGCCCGCTGAACGTGTTGTCGTTGCCGCTGGTGTTGGAGTAGCCGGCGTTGTAGCCCACGAACAGGTTGTAGTACCCCGTCGTGTTGCGCAGGCCGCTTTCAAACCCTTGGAACACGTTGGCGTAACCCGTGGTGTTGGCGGCCCCACTGTTGCTGCCGCCAAACACGTTTTCGGCGCCGGTCGTGTTGCTGACCCCGGACGAGCTCCCCGCGAATACGTTGCCGTAGCCCGTGGTATTGGCCTGCCCCGCACGGGAGCCGACGAACACGTTGGCAAACCCGCTGGTGTTGCGGTAGCCGGCCCGGTAGCCCAGAAAGGTGCTGCGCCCACCGGTGGTGGTGGTGCGCCCCGCCTGAAACCCCATAAAGGTGTTGTTACTGGCCGTGGTGGCACTGGTGCCGGCCTCGTAGCCCTCATAGGTGTTGTACTTGCCCGTGGTGTTTTTGGCGCCCGCCGAGTAGCCCACAAAGTGCAGGCTGTCGGTGGCCGTAGCGTCGTGCCCGGCGCTGAAGCCGATGAACAAGTTATTGTTGCCCGTGCGGTTCAACAGCCCGCTGGCAAAGCCGCTGAACTGGTTGTTGCTGCCCGTACTGGTGTACAGCCCACTCTGAAACCCCTCGAACTGGTTGAGGCTACCCGTGGTGGTGCCGGCCCCGGCCTGGAAGCCCACGTACTGGTCCAGCAGGGCTCCGTTGGCCCCGATGCGCTTGCCGGCCTGGTAGCCAATGAGCACGTTTTTGGCCGCGTTGGGGTCGCCCAGCCACAGGGCCCCGTCCACGTGCAGCCGGGCCTGCTCCTGGCCGGCAATACCGAAGCGCAGGGGCTTGTTATCCGTGGTGCCCAGGTACTGCTGGGTTGAGTCGGTGGCGGCGTTGCCAGTC belongs to Hymenobacter cellulosilyticus and includes:
- a CDS encoding beta strand repeat-containing protein; amino-acid sequence: MKFHLRLLTLATFAYLAGHRAAAQVGVGTTTPAASAALEIRATDKGVLFPRVSLTGLADAVTVAAPAPFLLVFNTNSTIAGGQGFYYNAGTSAVPNWIKLNTGTAPAGSGWGLTGNAATDSTQQYLGTTDNKPLRFGIAGQEQARLHVDGALWLGDPNAAKNVLIGYQAGKRIGANGALLDQYVGFQAGAGTTTGSLNQFEGFQSGLYTSTGSNNQFSGFASGLLNRTGNNNLFIGFSAGHDATATDSLHFVGYSAGAKNTTGKYNTYEGYEAGTSATTASNNTFMGFQAGRTTTTGGRSTFLGYRAGYRNTSGFANVFVGSRAGQANTTGYGNVFAGSSSGVSNTTGAENVFGGSNSGAANTTGYANVFQGFESGLRNTTGYYNLFVGYNAGYSNTSGNDNTFSGQSSGASNTTGSNNTFAGSAAGLRNTTGGLNTYQGYRAGNSNTVGSFNVALGDSAGYASEFASGNVFIGAGAGRRTTVSGIGARNHFVGYRAGYFNTNGSGNYFSGSRAGYANTTGSFNQFEGSAAGLANTTGSFNYFSGNSAGVSNVTGDNNLFIGVQAGFNSTVDDNHMVGFQAGISTTTGNNNTFEGNQAGLANTTGDNNTYLGYHVGDANTVGSRNTLVGSEAGGGMTAAYDNTLVGERAGLGVTTGSSNVMVGAQAGRQSTTGRDNVFVGVTAGVTNSNGQRNTFLGNSAGSANGTGSNNTYVGYDAGGQADDETGNVYLGQEAGRESPGSANVKVGYQAGKGPGYFPAPVAGRVTLVGYQAGRANTKDYLVAIGYQAGFANTGSNNHFVGYQAGRANTTGIANHFDGFSTGSANTVGSDNTFVGNLAGLDNTTGNHNTFMGRLAGNSTTIGSDNTALGYNAGLAFTGDAVTGLNNTCLGANARLGDGFYSNATAVGPMPWWAT